A genomic segment from Polyangium mundeleinium encodes:
- a CDS encoding penicillin-binding transpeptidase domain-containing protein, whose product MPDDTAPIPDVHEATSALDARTHLGRRVRGMSWFVGAALLGLAARGVHLQIVHGAEHAARLEAASVKRVRLAPSRGVIRDARGRVVAEDRVAVDAYVVPDRMLARPEEKVPRLAAALGLSDDERSRLRQKLDAVPAAKRGQLLLVRRDVHPERLQAIRDDRALSWIKLVERAGRRYPFGSLGAHAIGYMNEVSPADLANDPGKRPGDRVGRTGVERAQDRALRGTPGHAFVAATHRVVVPAGREGTAPIAGHDVTLTLDMDLERALDEAFDRHDQRKGAAVLIDVHTGRVLAMTSRPAFDPNLLDRGVAVPAAGSELDRALLETAKPGSTIMPFTALAALASDRAATEHPVECKGVYPFESRLFRCTHAHGRLDLDHALAENCWVWFYDQAARLGLDAIVSEARPFGFGVPTGIEIGRELAGLVPTRAWYKRFEPGPFHAGHGLVAAIGQDNVWVTPIQLAVAYAALANGGTVRTPQIVVSDVPAPARQVDVPAADLARIRVALRARASELSGLQASVAGTRGASDSREFFLVPMTDIEAEDGPRDDEPPARPIRIPGTNGWFAGFAPADVPEVAIVVLVQGRFFSSHRAATAIADDALRAYFAGKERGSR is encoded by the coding sequence ATGCCCGACGACACCGCCCCGATCCCCGATGTCCACGAGGCGACGAGCGCCCTCGACGCGCGCACCCACCTCGGACGCCGCGTGCGAGGCATGTCGTGGTTCGTCGGCGCGGCGCTCCTCGGCCTCGCGGCGCGCGGCGTCCACCTGCAGATCGTGCACGGCGCAGAGCACGCGGCCCGCCTCGAAGCTGCCAGCGTGAAACGAGTGCGCCTCGCGCCGAGCCGCGGGGTGATCCGCGACGCGCGCGGCCGCGTCGTCGCCGAGGATCGCGTCGCCGTCGACGCCTACGTCGTCCCCGATCGGATGCTCGCCCGACCGGAGGAGAAGGTGCCCCGCCTCGCTGCCGCGCTCGGCCTCAGCGATGACGAGCGCAGCCGCCTCCGCCAGAAGCTCGACGCTGTGCCCGCAGCGAAGCGCGGTCAGTTGCTCCTCGTGCGCCGCGACGTCCATCCCGAGCGACTTCAGGCGATCCGCGACGACCGCGCGCTCTCCTGGATCAAGCTCGTCGAACGAGCGGGGCGGCGCTACCCGTTCGGCTCCCTCGGCGCGCACGCGATCGGGTACATGAACGAGGTCTCGCCGGCCGATCTCGCGAACGATCCAGGCAAACGGCCGGGCGATCGCGTCGGCCGCACCGGCGTCGAGCGCGCGCAGGATCGAGCGCTGCGCGGCACGCCTGGCCACGCCTTCGTGGCCGCGACGCACCGGGTCGTCGTGCCCGCGGGGCGCGAGGGCACGGCGCCCATCGCCGGACACGACGTGACGCTGACCCTCGACATGGATCTCGAGCGCGCGCTGGACGAGGCCTTCGACCGCCACGACCAGCGCAAAGGCGCCGCGGTGCTGATCGACGTGCACACCGGCCGCGTGCTCGCGATGACATCACGACCCGCGTTTGATCCCAACCTGCTCGATCGCGGCGTGGCCGTCCCCGCGGCGGGCTCCGAGCTCGACCGCGCGCTTCTGGAGACGGCGAAGCCGGGCTCGACCATCATGCCCTTCACGGCGCTGGCGGCGCTCGCGTCCGATCGCGCCGCGACAGAGCATCCGGTCGAGTGCAAGGGCGTTTACCCGTTCGAGTCCCGGTTGTTCCGCTGCACGCACGCCCACGGTCGGCTCGATCTGGATCACGCCCTCGCCGAGAACTGCTGGGTGTGGTTCTACGATCAGGCCGCGCGGCTCGGGCTCGACGCCATCGTCAGCGAGGCCAGGCCGTTCGGGTTTGGCGTGCCCACCGGCATCGAGATCGGCCGAGAGCTCGCGGGGCTCGTACCGACCCGCGCCTGGTACAAACGCTTCGAGCCGGGCCCCTTTCACGCGGGTCACGGCCTCGTCGCCGCCATCGGGCAGGACAACGTGTGGGTCACGCCCATCCAGCTCGCGGTGGCCTATGCAGCGCTCGCCAATGGCGGCACCGTGCGCACGCCGCAGATCGTCGTGAGCGACGTGCCAGCGCCCGCGCGGCAGGTGGACGTTCCAGCCGCGGATCTCGCGCGGATCCGCGTCGCGCTGCGCGCCCGTGCGAGCGAGCTCAGCGGGTTGCAAGCCAGCGTGGCCGGCACGAGAGGCGCGTCCGACTCGCGCGAGTTCTTCCTGGTGCCCATGACCGACATCGAAGCGGAGGACGGTCCACGGGACGACGAGCCGCCCGCGCGCCCCATCCGCATTCCGGGCACGAACGGCTGGTTCGCGGGCTTCGCGCCTGCGGACGTCCCCGAGGTGGCCATCGTCGTCCTCGTCCAGGGCCGGTTCTTCTCGTCGCACCGCGCCGCGACCGCCATCGCGGACGACGCGCTCCGCGCCTACTTCGCCGGCAAGGAAAGAGGCTCCCGATGA
- a CDS encoding FG-GAP repeat protein, translating to MWKRIGGRVVGWGASVMVMVCAAAGCGEGRNVAFENEPEVAFAVQPLLTAVEQAKLIPSKPHWNGQFGISTAIDGDTAAVGMRRSASSDGKAGAVYLFERSGATWGEVAELKAPGTVFSDEFGDAVALEGDRLAVGTPYIDADLPGAVFSYTRQGGAWTLEGKVVAADGLGSREFGWNVVLSGDRLAVMDPRSGDVGAVYVFVFQGGTWTQEARLVPSGLGSEEKVSAIGLSGDTLVVSHGFGARAFTRAGSTWSEDAEIPTDIHLRAVALEGDTLALGGQDGCRIFSRVGGGWIQVAEPWPPTQLGWDNFGAALALEGDRLLVGSSISMLYTGFFMFRAHTFRRSAGAWELESVVLPKEQPKDWQGAFGASVSLSGDTLLIGAPDETTPEIEGAAYILALAPGLENGTPCDQHAVCASGFCTDGVCCDTLCEGTCVACVGASKGDGIDGVCGPLAAGTDPDAECAELAPETCGTTGMCNGAGACERHPAGTTCDDGDACTEGDVCVEGGCAGESLSCAAPDACHLPGQCNTSTGVCEYALINPGDPECAVVPEASCACGVPGSGSGLGELSGFVGLALAATAARRSRGRR from the coding sequence ATGTGGAAACGAATCGGGGGTAGGGTCGTCGGTTGGGGGGCCTCGGTGATGGTCATGGTTTGCGCCGCGGCCGGTTGTGGCGAGGGGCGGAACGTCGCATTCGAGAACGAGCCCGAGGTCGCCTTCGCCGTCCAGCCGCTGCTCACGGCCGTCGAGCAGGCGAAGCTCATCCCGAGCAAGCCCCACTGGAACGGGCAGTTTGGTATCTCCACGGCGATCGACGGGGACACGGCGGCCGTGGGCATGCGTCGGTCCGCCAGTTCGGATGGCAAAGCCGGGGCCGTCTATCTGTTCGAGCGGAGCGGCGCCACCTGGGGCGAGGTGGCCGAACTCAAAGCGCCTGGCACGGTCTTCTCCGACGAATTCGGGGATGCGGTGGCCCTCGAGGGGGATCGGCTCGCCGTGGGCACCCCCTACATCGACGCCGATCTCCCGGGCGCCGTCTTCTCCTACACGCGGCAGGGGGGCGCATGGACCTTGGAGGGGAAAGTCGTGGCTGCGGACGGGCTCGGGTCCCGCGAGTTCGGGTGGAACGTCGTGCTCTCGGGGGATCGGCTCGCCGTCATGGATCCGCGCAGCGGCGACGTCGGCGCGGTCTACGTCTTCGTCTTTCAGGGGGGCACCTGGACGCAGGAGGCCCGGCTCGTCCCGAGCGGGCTCGGCAGCGAGGAGAAGGTGTCTGCCATCGGGTTGTCGGGAGATACGCTCGTCGTCTCGCACGGGTTCGGGGCGCGCGCCTTCACGCGTGCAGGGAGCACGTGGAGCGAGGATGCGGAGATCCCGACGGACATCCACCTCCGGGCGGTGGCGCTGGAAGGGGACACCCTGGCGCTCGGAGGTCAAGACGGGTGCCGGATCTTCTCGCGGGTCGGCGGCGGCTGGATCCAGGTGGCTGAGCCCTGGCCTCCCACGCAGCTCGGATGGGACAATTTCGGCGCGGCGCTGGCGCTCGAGGGCGACCGGCTCCTCGTGGGATCGAGCATCAGCATGCTCTACACGGGGTTTTTCATGTTCCGTGCCCATACCTTCCGCCGCTCGGCGGGAGCGTGGGAGCTCGAATCCGTGGTCCTCCCGAAGGAGCAGCCCAAGGATTGGCAAGGGGCGTTCGGCGCCTCCGTTTCGCTGTCGGGCGACACGCTGCTCATCGGCGCGCCGGATGAAACGACCCCCGAAATCGAGGGCGCGGCTTATATCCTCGCGCTTGCGCCGGGGCTCGAGAATGGCACCCCCTGCGACCAACACGCGGTTTGCGCCAGTGGCTTCTGCACGGATGGCGTCTGCTGCGACACGTTGTGCGAGGGCACGTGTGTGGCGTGCGTCGGGGCCTCGAAGGGCGACGGCATCGACGGCGTCTGCGGGCCCCTCGCGGCGGGGACCGATCCCGATGCGGAGTGCGCGGAGCTGGCGCCCGAGACCTGCGGAACGACGGGCATGTGTAATGGCGCCGGGGCGTGCGAGAGGCATCCGGCTGGCACCACGTGCGACGACGGCGATGCGTGTACCGAGGGCGACGTCTGCGTGGAAGGGGGATGCGCTGGCGAATCGCTCTCGTGCGCCGCGCCGGACGCGTGTCACCTGCCGGGGCAATGCAATACGTCGACGGGTGTGTGCGAATATGCCTTGATCAACCCCGGGGATCCGGAATGCGCGGTCGTCCCGGAGGCGTCCTGCGCGTGTGGGGTTCCAGGGAGCGGTTCGGGGCTGGGCGAGCTCTCTGGATTCGTGGGGCTCGCGCTCGCCGCGACGGCGGCTCGGCGTTCGCGGGGGCGGCGTTGA
- a CDS encoding glutathione S-transferase family protein: MTITLYHHPFSRAAGTVWALEEVGVAYEIHQVDMPKGGHKTPAILALNPMGKLPILEDGDTVVTEAAAIALYLADRYAYGTLAPKVDTGERGTYLRWAAFAPAVIEPGAMAKAGGWEAKPGSAGWGTYEAMLDSMESAIANRTFILGETFSMADVIFGGTIRYMLRFDMLEKRPSFVAYAERLAQRPALQRAEARNAAIMKELGLAG; the protein is encoded by the coding sequence ATGACGATCACGCTCTATCACCACCCCTTCTCCCGCGCGGCCGGCACTGTCTGGGCGCTCGAAGAGGTCGGGGTTGCATACGAGATCCACCAGGTCGACATGCCGAAGGGTGGACACAAGACCCCTGCGATCCTCGCGCTGAACCCGATGGGCAAGCTCCCCATCCTCGAGGACGGTGACACGGTCGTCACCGAGGCGGCGGCGATCGCCCTCTACCTCGCGGATCGCTACGCATACGGGACGCTCGCGCCGAAGGTCGACACCGGAGAACGGGGCACGTACCTGCGATGGGCGGCGTTCGCCCCCGCGGTCATCGAGCCCGGCGCCATGGCCAAGGCGGGTGGTTGGGAAGCCAAGCCCGGATCGGCCGGCTGGGGCACCTACGAGGCCATGCTCGACTCGATGGAGTCGGCGATCGCCAACCGCACATTCATCCTCGGCGAAACGTTCTCCATGGCGGACGTGATCTTCGGCGGCACGATCCGCTACATGCTGCGCTTCGACATGCTCGAGAAGCGCCCCTCCTTCGTCGCCTACGCCGAGCGCCTCGCCCAGCGGCCCGCCCTCCAGCGAGCTGAAGCGCGCAACGCCGCGATCATGAAGGAGCTCGGCCTCGCGGGTTGA
- a CDS encoding FtsW/RodA/SpoVE family cell cycle protein, translating to MTRVLRNRPIVVVVAAAAALAAVGLATVHAAGLALPGRSALWPRQLAWLIVGSAAALLVARADLRRLKDRRALLIHGALILATLATFAASGVHDTHRWLHLGRLHVQPSEPLKLGLVLALASCFSRPAEGPRRLRDLALPAGLLACTLIPVLLQPDLGTAGVLALIAASALALERFSRGAWVTLAIGAIGSLATVWLTLHDYQRARLAAFVHGADPLTTGYHSDHALRLVGAGRLLGASSFAGSEPYPLPEAHGDFAFAVWAYEHGFAGTALVLALYLALGLAALRIAAGARDRFEARVAVGVAAIVFWQAVINAGMVMGLLPVVGVTLPLISYGGSSAFTCLVGVGLLASVARRNTL from the coding sequence ATGACGCGCGTCTTGCGAAACCGTCCCATCGTCGTCGTCGTCGCCGCCGCCGCCGCGCTCGCCGCCGTCGGCCTCGCGACCGTGCACGCGGCGGGGCTCGCCCTCCCGGGAAGGAGCGCGCTCTGGCCCCGGCAGCTCGCGTGGCTCATCGTCGGTTCGGCCGCGGCGCTCCTCGTTGCGCGCGCGGATCTCCGCCGGCTAAAGGACCGCCGAGCGCTGCTGATTCACGGCGCGCTGATCCTCGCCACCCTCGCCACGTTCGCCGCGTCGGGGGTCCACGACACGCACCGCTGGCTGCACCTCGGGCGCCTCCACGTGCAGCCGTCCGAGCCCCTCAAGCTCGGCCTCGTGCTCGCGCTCGCGAGCTGCTTTTCTCGTCCCGCCGAAGGCCCGCGACGGCTCCGCGATCTCGCGCTCCCGGCGGGGCTCCTCGCCTGCACGTTGATCCCCGTACTGCTCCAGCCGGATCTCGGGACCGCGGGGGTGCTCGCGCTGATCGCCGCGTCGGCTCTGGCGCTCGAGCGCTTTTCGCGCGGCGCTTGGGTCACCCTGGCCATCGGCGCGATCGGCAGCCTCGCGACCGTGTGGCTCACCCTGCACGACTACCAGCGCGCGCGCCTCGCTGCGTTCGTTCACGGCGCCGATCCGCTGACCACCGGCTACCACAGCGACCACGCGTTGCGGCTCGTCGGCGCCGGCCGCCTCCTCGGCGCCAGCAGCTTCGCGGGGAGCGAGCCCTACCCGCTGCCCGAGGCCCACGGCGACTTCGCCTTCGCGGTCTGGGCGTACGAGCACGGCTTCGCCGGCACGGCGCTGGTGCTCGCGCTCTACCTCGCGCTGGGGCTCGCCGCGCTGCGGATCGCCGCGGGCGCGCGCGACCGCTTCGAGGCCCGCGTCGCTGTGGGCGTCGCGGCGATCGTGTTCTGGCAGGCGGTGATCAACGCCGGCATGGTGATGGGCCTGCTCCCCGTGGTGGGCGTCACGCTGCCGCTGATCTCGTACGGCGGCTCGAGCGCGTTCACGTGCCTCGTGGGCGTCGGGCTGCTCGCGAGCGTGGCCCGGCGGAACACCCTCTGA